The genomic interval GTTCAGCCAGATATTATTGCCGCAGGTTGTCCATTCTGTAATACGATGTTAACAGATGGAATTAAACACGCGCATAAAGAAGGTGAGATAAAAGTAATGGACGTTGCTGAGTTAATAGCAAATGCACAAGATTTGTAAAAAAAAGTTGCTAAGGTTTTTAAGTTCCTAAGATTCTAAGTTTTTGAACTTGAAACATTAAACTTAAAACTTTTCAAAAAATCTAAAATCAACAATTTAAAATTAAAAAATGTATATACCTTTTGAAAATTTACCAGGTGAATCTAGAGTTTGGATTTACCAATCAAACAGAAAGTTTTCTGAGGAAGAGTTTTCTGAAATTGAAACTGATTTAAAAGCTTTTGTAGAAGAATGGGCCGCTCACGGAACAAGTCTAGAAGCTTCTTTTTTATTGAAATACAATAGATTTATAATATTGGCTGTAAATCAAGATGTGCAAGCAGCAACTGGCTGTTCAATTGATAGTTCAGTAGAATTTATTCAAAGTTTAGAGAAAAAATATAACGTTGATTTGTTAGATAAAATGAACGTTACTTTTAAACTTGGCGAACATATTGCACACAAACCATTAATCGATTTTAAGAAAATGGTTAAAGATAAATCTGTTTCTGAGAATACAATTGTTTTCAATAATTTGGTTAATAATATCGAAGAATTTAATGAATCTTGGGAAGTTCCTGCTGCTGATAGTTGGCACAGCAGATTTTTCTAAGAAAGATTTATAAATTATTTGAAAGGCATGAAACTTAGGTTTTATGCCTTTTTTTGTTTTAATGTTTCAGGTTTCGCCAAAGTTTGTCATTCCGAGGAACGAGGAATCTCCGCAAGTAGCTCCGCAATTAAAATTACCAATCTTTGTCGAGTTTCTTACGAAGATTCCTCGTTCCTCGGAATGACAATACAGCGTGAAACTTTATCAAAGTTTTAAACTTTGACAAAGTTTGTGAAGAAAAGTTCTTATGAAAAACAAAAATATCTTATCTAGCCCCGATGGGAGCGGTATCTCCCGATTTAGAAAAACAAGGCTTTTTAGCCGTAGTTTTTGTTGGTCGGGAATTTAGCGGACAGCGGGACGAGTGGTTCTTTTTATTTGATATTGTCTGCTTCTAAAAATATTTATTAACTAGAATTAATCTAATTTTGTCAAAAATCTAACAATTTAAAAGCTTATTTACACGTGATTTTTGAGTATTTTCGTAGAATTAAATTTAATCCATGAAAATAGCAATTGTTTGTTATCCTACTTTTGGAGGTAGTGGTGTGGTAGCCACAGAGTTAGGTCTCGAATTAGCCAGAAGAGGACACGAAATACATTTTATCACATACAGTCAACCAGTAAGGTTGGCGCTTTTAAATCCGAATGTTCATTATCACGAAGTAAATGTTCCGGAGTATCCATTGTTTCATTATCAGCCTTATGAATTAGCCTTGTCGAGCAAATTGGTCGATATGGTTAAATTATATAAAATTGAGCTTTTACACGTGCATTATGCCATTCCTCATGCTTATGCAGGCTATATGGCGAAACAAATGCTTAAAAATGAAGGGATTAATCTTCCGATGATTACGACGCTTCACGGTACTGATATTACATTGGTCGGAAATCATCCGTTTTATAAACCGGCGGTAACTTTTAGCATCAATAAATCGGATTATGTTACTTCTGTTTCGCAGAGTTTGAAAGATGATACTTTGAAATTATTCAAAATCAAGAATAAAATTAAAGTAATTCCGAACTTTATTGAATTGGATAAAGTTAAAAAAGATCCTTTAGCACCATGTCACAGATATGTGATGGCAAATGAAAATGAGCGTATTATAACACACATCAGTAATTTTAGAAAGGTAAAACGTATTCCAGATATTATTAAGATTTTCTATAATGTACAGAAAGAAATTCCTGCTAAGTTAATGATGGTTGGAGACGGGCCAGAAAAAGAAAAGGCAGAAATCTTATGCCAAGAATTAGGGATTTTAGATAAAGTGATTTTCTTTGGAAATAGCCATGAAATTGATAAAATTTTATGCATGACCGATTTGTTTTTATTGCCTTCTGAAACTGAAAGTTTTGGTTTGGCAGCTTTAGAAGCAATGGCGTGTGGTGTGCCCGTAATTTCTAGTAATTCTGGTGGTTTGCCTGAGGTTAATTTTGATGGCTTTTCGGGTTATTTAAGCAATGTTGGAAATGTCGAGGAAATGGCTGAAAACGCATTGAAAATTTTAAGAGACGATGCTGTTTTAAGTCAGT from Flavobacterium sp. YJ01 carries:
- a CDS encoding ABC transporter ATPase; protein product: MYIPFENLPGESRVWIYQSNRKFSEEEFSEIETDLKAFVEEWAAHGTSLEASFLLKYNRFIILAVNQDVQAATGCSIDSSVEFIQSLEKKYNVDLLDKMNVTFKLGEHIAHKPLIDFKKMVKDKSVSENTIVFNNLVNNIEEFNESWEVPAADSWHSRFF
- the bshA gene encoding N-acetyl-alpha-D-glucosaminyl L-malate synthase BshA; the protein is MKIAIVCYPTFGGSGVVATELGLELARRGHEIHFITYSQPVRLALLNPNVHYHEVNVPEYPLFHYQPYELALSSKLVDMVKLYKIELLHVHYAIPHAYAGYMAKQMLKNEGINLPMITTLHGTDITLVGNHPFYKPAVTFSINKSDYVTSVSQSLKDDTLKLFKIKNKIKVIPNFIELDKVKKDPLAPCHRYVMANENERIITHISNFRKVKRIPDIIKIFYNVQKEIPAKLMMVGDGPEKEKAEILCQELGILDKVIFFGNSHEIDKILCMTDLFLLPSETESFGLAALEAMACGVPVISSNSGGLPEVNFDGFSGYLSNVGNVEEMAENALKILRDDAVLSQFKANALEVARKFDIRNILPKYEALYQKAVDDYKYEKH